From a single Micromonospora sp. WMMD1102 genomic region:
- a CDS encoding DUF1800 family protein, with protein MTDDVALLLRRAGFGPTAAELAAAKQSGYPDTLSGLLAPLGPDVGATSSPVPKLGPDPHANLPNPTREQHVRADTMRKAQAELIERWWLDRMTVASHQAVEKLVFFWHGHWATSVDKVSSAQYMLTQHRTIRAARDVVDLAHRMIVDQALIYWLDGQHNKKDAPNENLARELFELFLLGIGQYTERDVREAGRALTGWRTILEQETPVFDRQRHDPGRKTILGQTAKFDAHSLVNLLLTRPECPRFLAARMWFRYASHSEPIPERVREKMAEAFPAPMAMLRALFEDDAFAGTAHTLVKQPVEWLVGAMRQLGLRMSSLPVETAMEIVYAMRALGQLPFAPPSVGGWPAGTAWLTSAAAQVRMNLAGKLAALHQPGRLTPEDVAHLLCLDGWTDRTYQVLRDVGDPRQLLVLGLSSPEYLVT; from the coding sequence ATGACCGACGACGTCGCGCTGCTCCTGCGCCGGGCCGGGTTCGGTCCGACGGCGGCGGAGCTGGCGGCGGCGAAACAGTCGGGATACCCCGACACCCTCTCCGGGTTGCTCGCCCCGCTCGGGCCGGACGTCGGGGCGACCAGCTCCCCCGTCCCGAAGCTCGGCCCCGACCCGCACGCCAACCTGCCGAACCCGACCCGGGAGCAGCACGTCCGGGCCGACACGATGCGCAAGGCCCAGGCCGAGCTGATCGAGCGGTGGTGGCTGGACCGGATGACGGTCGCCAGCCACCAGGCGGTGGAGAAGCTGGTTTTCTTCTGGCACGGGCACTGGGCAACCTCGGTCGACAAGGTGAGCAGCGCGCAGTACATGCTGACCCAGCACCGGACGATCCGGGCCGCCCGGGACGTGGTGGACCTGGCCCACCGGATGATCGTGGACCAGGCCCTCATCTACTGGCTGGACGGGCAGCACAACAAGAAGGACGCACCGAACGAGAACCTCGCCCGGGAACTCTTCGAGCTGTTCCTGCTCGGCATCGGCCAGTACACCGAACGCGACGTCCGGGAGGCGGGCCGGGCGCTCACCGGCTGGCGGACGATCCTGGAGCAGGAGACACCGGTCTTCGACCGGCAGCGGCACGACCCGGGCCGCAAGACGATCCTCGGTCAGACCGCCAAATTCGACGCGCACAGCCTGGTCAACCTGCTGCTGACCCGCCCGGAGTGCCCCCGCTTCCTGGCCGCCCGGATGTGGTTCCGGTACGCCTCGCACAGCGAGCCGATCCCGGAGCGGGTCCGGGAGAAGATGGCCGAGGCGTTCCCGGCGCCGATGGCGATGCTGCGCGCGCTCTTCGAGGACGACGCCTTCGCCGGCACCGCGCACACCCTGGTGAAGCAGCCGGTGGAGTGGCTGGTCGGGGCGATGCGGCAGCTCGGCCTGCGGATGAGCAGCCTGCCGGTCGAGACCGCCATGGAGATCGTGTACGCGATGCGCGCCCTCGGACAGCTCCCGTTCGCCCCGCCCAGCGTGGGCGGCTGGCCGGCCGGCACGGCCTGGTTGACCTCGGCCGCCGCCCAGGTCAGGATGAACCTTGCCGGGAAGCTGGCCGCGCTGCACCAACCGGGGCGGCTCACCCCGGAGGACGTGGCGCACCTGCTCTGCCTGGACGGCTGGACCGACCGGACCTACCAGGTGCTCCGTGACGTCGGCGACCCGCGCCAACTGCTCGTCCTCGGCCTGTCGAGCCCGGAATACCTGGTGACCTGA
- a CDS encoding DUF1501 domain-containing protein: protein MDALTRRRFLLASGVVGAGALAATGAGLGLAELLEKSSPVDPADPGRTLVLVTLYGGNDGLNTVIPYQDRRYHGLRPELAYPAEKVLHLDDTLGLNPKLTGLKRLWDAGRLAVVLGVGYPKPDRSHFRSMDIWQTASPEMPIYSGWVGRWLDGTRASPETAVSFEPVLPPLLAGETRAGACVSLGGLKLPPGIDTGLVGALGGAQPGEPAMQARAAASYADLLRVEQLVRQGRELPQADGGPMGPATGTGGSSALAGQLGLVARCVEANVPTRVYSVSLGGFDTHASEIAGHEMLLTQLDQALAAFVERMTRTEAGRRVTVVVYSEFGRRVRANASDGTDHGTAGPVFVLGGDVTGGLYGEQPSLTDLDDGDLRATVDFRQVFGTVLGSVLGADPARYLGGYQVTPLPFLPAAG, encoded by the coding sequence ATGGACGCGCTTACCCGACGCCGTTTCCTGCTCGCCTCCGGTGTCGTCGGCGCCGGTGCGCTGGCGGCCACCGGTGCCGGCCTGGGCCTGGCCGAGCTGCTGGAGAAGTCGTCCCCGGTCGACCCCGCCGACCCGGGCCGGACCCTGGTGCTGGTCACCCTCTACGGCGGCAACGACGGCCTGAACACCGTCATCCCGTACCAGGACCGCCGCTACCACGGGCTGCGGCCCGAGTTGGCGTACCCGGCCGAGAAGGTGCTGCACCTGGACGACACCCTGGGCCTGAACCCGAAACTGACCGGGCTGAAGCGGCTCTGGGACGCGGGGCGGCTCGCGGTCGTGCTGGGCGTCGGCTATCCGAAGCCGGACCGCAGCCACTTCCGGTCGATGGACATCTGGCAGACCGCGTCACCGGAGATGCCGATCTACAGCGGCTGGGTCGGGCGGTGGCTGGACGGCACCAGGGCGTCCCCGGAGACGGCGGTGAGCTTCGAGCCGGTGCTGCCGCCGCTGCTCGCCGGGGAGACCCGGGCCGGTGCCTGCGTCAGCCTCGGCGGCCTCAAACTGCCACCCGGCATCGACACCGGGCTCGTCGGGGCGCTCGGCGGGGCGCAGCCGGGCGAGCCGGCGATGCAGGCCCGCGCCGCCGCCTCCTACGCCGACCTGCTCCGGGTGGAGCAGCTGGTGCGGCAGGGCCGGGAGCTGCCCCAGGCCGACGGCGGGCCGATGGGCCCGGCGACCGGCACCGGCGGCTCGAGCGCGCTCGCCGGGCAGCTCGGGCTGGTCGCCCGCTGCGTCGAGGCGAACGTACCGACCCGGGTGTACTCGGTGAGTCTCGGCGGGTTCGACACGCACGCCAGCGAGATCGCCGGGCACGAGATGCTGTTGACCCAGCTCGACCAGGCGCTGGCCGCTTTCGTGGAGCGGATGACCCGGACCGAGGCCGGCCGGCGGGTCACCGTGGTGGTCTACAGCGAGTTCGGGCGGCGGGTCCGGGCGAACGCCTCGGACGGCACCGACCACGGCACCGCCGGACCGGTCTTCGTGCTCGGCGGCGACGTGACCGGCGGTCTCTACGGCGAGCAGCCGAGCCTGACCGACCTGGACGACGGCGACCTGCGGGCCACGGTCGACTTCCGGCAGGTCTTCGGCACCGTCCTCGGTTCGGTGCTCGGCGCCGACCCGGCCCGCTACCTGGGCGGCTACCAGGTCACCCCGCTGCCGTTCCTGCCCGCCGCCGGATAG